Proteins encoded within one genomic window of Haloplanus vescus:
- a CDS encoding cyclin, with protein MYRARDRVDNEEWIGRLTRAADGLDLGSDARSNAVDLFLSNVPDEERSKPAVAAASLYAGALIAGEERSQGAVASAMDVTRLSVQNRWKPLLEESGFRPPEW; from the coding sequence ATGTACCGAGCGCGCGACCGAGTCGACAACGAGGAGTGGATCGGTCGACTGACTCGCGCGGCGGACGGCCTCGATCTCGGGAGCGACGCCCGGTCGAACGCCGTCGACCTGTTTCTCTCGAACGTGCCGGACGAGGAGCGCTCGAAACCCGCCGTCGCGGCGGCGAGTCTCTACGCCGGCGCGCTCATCGCGGGCGAGGAGCGGTCACAGGGCGCCGTCGCGTCCGCGATGGACGTGACGCGACTGAGCGTCCAGAATCGGTGGAAGCCGCTGCTAGAGGAGTCGGGGTTCCGGCCGCCAGAGTGGTAG
- a CDS encoding PadR family transcriptional regulator gives MHDLTGFQRDLLYVIAGLDEPHGLAIKEELENYYESEIHHGRLYPNLDTLVEKGLIDKGQRDRRTNYYTMTRRGRRELEARRQWENQYVSDLIEEATLA, from the coding sequence ATGCACGACCTGACCGGCTTTCAGCGAGACCTCCTGTACGTCATCGCTGGCCTCGATGAACCTCACGGGCTAGCCATCAAGGAGGAACTCGAGAACTACTACGAGAGCGAGATTCACCACGGCCGCCTGTATCCGAACCTCGATACGCTCGTCGAGAAAGGGCTCATCGACAAGGGACAGCGCGACCGGCGCACCAACTACTATACGATGACACGTCGCGGCCGGCGCGAACTCGAAGCGCGTCGCCAGTGGGAGAACCAGTACGTTTCGGACCTCATCGAAGAAGCGACGCTGGCCTGA
- a CDS encoding phosphopantetheine adenylyltransferase — MQVALGGTFDPVHDGHRALFERAFELGDVTVGLTSDDLAPETRHEPRRVRSFEERRAALAAELESLADAHDRDYDIRRLDEPTGIATEPQFDAIVVSPETRAGAERINEIREDHGVDPLQVEVVDHVPAEDGERISSTRIARGEIDRHGNLVEQPADTE; from the coding sequence ATGCAGGTCGCGCTTGGGGGAACGTTCGACCCAGTTCACGACGGACATCGGGCGCTCTTCGAACGGGCGTTCGAACTCGGCGACGTGACCGTCGGACTGACGAGTGACGACCTCGCCCCCGAGACGCGACACGAACCGCGGCGCGTTCGCTCCTTTGAGGAACGGCGGGCGGCGCTGGCGGCCGAACTCGAATCGCTCGCTGACGCCCACGACCGCGACTACGACATCCGGCGCCTCGACGAACCGACGGGCATCGCGACCGAACCGCAGTTCGACGCCATCGTCGTCTCTCCCGAGACACGCGCCGGCGCCGAGCGCATCAACGAGATTCGCGAGGACCACGGTGTCGACCCGCTCCAGGTCGAGGTGGTCGACCACGTCCCCGCCGAGGACGGCGAGCGCATCTCCTCGACGCGAATCGCCCGCGGCGAAATCGACCGCCACGGCAATCTGGTCGAACAGCCCGCCGACACCGAGTAG
- a CDS encoding fibrillarin-like rRNA/tRNA 2'-O-methyltransferase, producing the protein MSLPDGVERRTFDGHERLATRGQPVYGEPTDGPWRLWDAGRSKLGAMLELDMDVELDGDDGVLYLGAASGTTVSHVADFAGPTYAVEFAPRPTRDLVEVAEDRPNLFPLLKDARKPETYAHVVESGLDAVVQDVATRGQARVAARNRQFLHDDGRLLAAIKARSEDVTADPDDVFEDVLATLRDAYEVLETARLDRYHDDHLAVVARPRTTD; encoded by the coding sequence GTGAGCCTCCCCGACGGCGTTGAGCGCCGGACCTTCGACGGACACGAACGTCTCGCCACCCGCGGCCAGCCGGTGTACGGCGAACCGACCGACGGCCCGTGGCGACTGTGGGACGCCGGTCGGTCGAAACTCGGTGCGATGCTCGAACTCGATATGGACGTGGAGCTGGACGGCGACGACGGCGTCCTCTATCTCGGCGCCGCCAGCGGCACCACCGTCAGCCACGTCGCCGACTTCGCCGGGCCGACGTACGCCGTCGAGTTCGCGCCCCGTCCGACCCGTGACCTCGTTGAGGTGGCCGAGGACCGACCCAACCTCTTCCCGCTCCTGAAAGACGCGCGAAAGCCGGAGACGTACGCCCACGTCGTCGAATCCGGCCTCGACGCCGTCGTGCAGGACGTGGCGACGCGCGGGCAGGCCCGCGTCGCCGCGCGCAACCGACAGTTCCTCCACGACGACGGCCGCCTCCTCGCCGCCATCAAGGCCCGGAGCGAGGACGTGACCGCCGACCCGGACGACGTGTTCGAGGACGTACTCGCCACGCTCCGTGACGCCTACGAGGTGCTGGAGACGGCGCGACTGGACCGTTACCACGACGACCACCTCGCGGTCGTTGCCCGTCCCCGAACAACCGACTGA
- a CDS encoding LLM class oxidoreductase: MSDAGHETNGYRRLFDQSDLSFGLGLPLTGVRESTPDIETEMRLAEHAESLDFDGLWVRDVPTYWPSFGDAGGAFDTWPLLSYLAARTDEVALGTSSVVLPLRHPIHVAKSAASVDRLSDGRLVLGVASGDRDPEYPAFGVDPDERGEMVREHVAALRTLWSEEYPTLDGSWGELDGQLDVLPKPTTDTLPLLPTGHARQSIEWIADNGDGWMFYHLPEDTLQTYIDRWRRLAGDKPFVIAVRVGLTDDPTADPEPLHLGYRAGVEWFRSYFRRLEDYGLDHVIVSLQGEEHEASMSKFAREVMEEV; this comes from the coding sequence ATGAGCGACGCCGGTCACGAGACCAACGGCTATCGACGCCTGTTCGACCAGTCTGACCTCTCGTTCGGACTCGGACTACCACTCACGGGCGTGCGGGAGTCGACCCCCGACATCGAGACGGAGATGCGCCTCGCCGAGCACGCCGAATCACTCGACTTCGACGGCCTCTGGGTGCGCGACGTGCCGACATACTGGCCGAGTTTCGGCGACGCCGGCGGCGCGTTCGACACGTGGCCGCTCCTCTCCTATCTGGCCGCCCGGACCGACGAGGTCGCCCTCGGCACGTCGAGTGTCGTCCTCCCGCTTCGGCACCCGATTCACGTCGCGAAATCCGCCGCGAGCGTCGACCGCCTCTCGGACGGGCGCCTCGTCCTCGGCGTCGCCTCGGGCGACCGCGACCCGGAGTATCCCGCGTTCGGCGTCGACCCCGACGAGCGAGGCGAGATGGTCCGCGAACACGTCGCCGCGCTCCGGACGCTCTGGAGCGAGGAGTATCCGACGCTCGACGGCTCGTGGGGCGAACTCGACGGCCAACTGGACGTGTTGCCCAAGCCGACGACCGACACCCTGCCCCTCCTGCCGACGGGCCACGCCCGCCAGAGCATCGAGTGGATTGCCGACAACGGCGACGGCTGGATGTTCTATCACCTGCCCGAGGATACGCTCCAGACCTACATCGACCGCTGGCGACGACTCGCGGGCGACAAGCCGTTCGTCATCGCCGTCCGCGTCGGCCTCACCGACGACCCGACGGCCGACCCCGAACCACTCCACCTCGGCTATCGCGCCGGCGTCGAGTGGTTCCGGTCCTATTTCCGGCGCCTGGAGGACTACGGCTTGGACCACGTCATCGTCAGCCTGCAAGGAGAGGAGCACGAAGCGTCGATGTCGAAGTTCGCGAGGGAGGTTATGGAGGAGGTTTGA
- a CDS encoding M48 family metallopeptidase translates to MASVTDGAFDGPVYHVGVTPVPYTVERDPEADAVDLSMTADATVTVSAPPNATPADIEATLDARRAWLLDSLYGLAARPRRGRRFERSEKLRYGGRRYPLTVAESQIDSPRLTFDGSRFLLRIPRRGATRDARRRAVHEWYLDRASDVLPECAADVAPESPPTVCVGSPDRRWVRDAGDRLDLHWRLVLLPRPVAGYAVAHALVRRAHDPSDPEFWTALGARVSNPQSRGTWLRRNGGRVRI, encoded by the coding sequence GTGGCTTCGGTGACCGACGGCGCCTTCGACGGCCCCGTCTATCACGTCGGCGTGACGCCCGTGCCCTACACCGTCGAACGCGACCCCGAGGCCGACGCCGTCGACCTGTCGATGACCGCCGACGCGACGGTCACGGTCAGCGCCCCGCCGAACGCGACGCCCGCCGATATCGAGGCGACACTCGACGCGCGGCGGGCGTGGCTCCTCGATTCGCTGTACGGACTCGCGGCGCGCCCGCGACGTGGCCGGCGGTTCGAGCGCAGCGAGAAACTGCGGTACGGCGGGCGTCGCTACCCGCTCACCGTCGCGGAGAGTCAGATAGATTCGCCTCGGCTCACCTTCGACGGCTCGCGGTTCCTCCTCCGAATCCCGCGCCGCGGTGCGACACGCGACGCCCGCCGCCGCGCCGTCCACGAGTGGTATCTCGACCGCGCCAGCGACGTGTTGCCGGAGTGTGCCGCCGACGTGGCGCCCGAGTCGCCGCCGACGGTGTGCGTGGGGTCTCCCGACCGGCGGTGGGTCCGGGACGCGGGCGACCGTTTGGACCTCCACTGGCGGCTCGTCCTCCTGCCACGACCGGTCGCCGGTTACGCCGTCGCGCACGCACTCGTGCGGCGGGCCCACGACCCGAGCGACCCGGAATTTTGGACGGCGCTGGGCGCGCGCGTGTCGAACCCGCAGTCACGCGGTACGTGGCTCCGGCGCAACGGCGGGCGAGTGCGAATCTGA
- a CDS encoding glutamate--cysteine ligase, with protein sequence MDLGSRDAFARMGTLGIEEEFYVVDETGQPTAGIDDLIYGSEPPEPLVDRLDHELFQFTIETQTPLIERPADAAAELGRVREALVDHATDHGYQVAAAGLHPTAKWRELDHATKPRYRAQLDRIQYPQHRNTTAGLHVHVGVDDADKATWVANRLRWYLPVILALSANSPFWNGFDTGLASARAKIFENLPNTGIPTSFEDFDAYQRFERRMVETGSINDRGELWYDVRPHTGHGTVEVRTPDAQRDPERVLAIVEYVHALVMDLAERYEDGESPSRLRREFLDENKWRAMRYGHDAEFVTRSGEDTVSLATVVDRECDRLGIDGLRDLFEAPSGAESQRTLHESAGSEALRESLLLSQ encoded by the coding sequence ATGGACCTCGGCTCCCGTGACGCGTTCGCGCGGATGGGCACGCTCGGCATCGAAGAGGAGTTCTACGTCGTCGACGAGACGGGGCAGCCGACCGCCGGTATCGACGACCTGATCTACGGGAGCGAGCCACCCGAACCGCTGGTCGACCGCCTCGACCACGAACTCTTCCAGTTCACCATCGAGACACAGACTCCCCTCATCGAACGGCCGGCGGACGCCGCCGCCGAACTCGGCCGGGTTCGGGAGGCGCTTGTCGACCACGCCACGGACCACGGCTATCAGGTCGCCGCCGCGGGTCTGCATCCGACGGCGAAGTGGCGAGAACTCGATCACGCCACCAAGCCCCGGTATCGCGCGCAGCTCGACCGGATTCAGTACCCCCAGCACCGGAACACGACCGCCGGCCTGCACGTCCACGTCGGCGTCGACGACGCGGACAAGGCCACCTGGGTCGCCAACCGCCTGCGCTGGTATCTGCCCGTCATACTCGCGCTCTCCGCGAACTCGCCGTTCTGGAACGGGTTCGACACCGGCCTCGCCTCCGCTCGCGCGAAAATCTTCGAGAACCTCCCCAACACCGGCATTCCGACCTCGTTCGAGGACTTCGACGCCTATCAGCGCTTCGAGCGCCGCATGGTCGAGACTGGCTCGATCAACGACCGTGGCGAACTGTGGTACGACGTCCGCCCCCACACCGGACACGGAACCGTCGAGGTGCGGACGCCGGACGCCCAGCGCGACCCGGAACGCGTCCTCGCCATCGTGGAGTACGTCCACGCCCTCGTGATGGACTTGGCCGAGCGATACGAGGACGGTGAGTCGCCGTCGCGCCTCCGTCGCGAGTTCCTCGATGAGAACAAGTGGCGGGCGATGCGCTACGGTCACGACGCCGAGTTCGTGACGCGGTCGGGCGAGGACACCGTCTCGCTCGCGACAGTCGTCGACCGCGAGTGTGACCGCCTCGGAATCGACGGCCTCCGTGACCTCTTCGAGGCACCCAGCGGGGCCGAGAGCCAGCGCACCCTGCACGAGTCGGCGGGGAGCGAGGCGCTCCGCGAGTCGCTCCTGCTCTCCCAGTAG
- a CDS encoding helix-turn-helix domain-containing protein: MSDQNGADELDIDEEEDVSARERLEAEADRAVTEFDEGVVDLLAWVLDTETRARIYVYLRQHPASTSDEVAEGTGLYPSTVREALAQLHEEDTVDRHKRESAGAGNNPYEYDAIAPSSLVRGVVGQVQAQLNTVFNLDQKLSDTEDDADAPDPVRITVEEDEKDTE; encoded by the coding sequence ATGTCTGATCAGAACGGGGCCGACGAACTCGACATCGACGAGGAGGAGGACGTGTCGGCGCGAGAGCGACTCGAAGCCGAGGCCGACCGCGCAGTCACGGAGTTCGACGAGGGAGTCGTCGACCTGCTTGCGTGGGTGCTCGACACGGAGACGCGCGCCCGCATCTACGTCTACCTCAGACAGCATCCAGCATCGACCAGCGACGAGGTGGCCGAGGGCACCGGCCTCTACCCCAGTACGGTCCGGGAAGCCCTCGCCCAACTCCACGAGGAGGACACCGTCGACCGGCACAAGCGCGAGAGCGCGGGCGCCGGCAACAACCCCTACGAGTACGATGCCATCGCGCCGAGTTCGCTCGTCCGGGGCGTCGTCGGACAGGTCCAAGCGCAGTTGAACACCGTGTTCAACCTCGATCAGAAACTCAGCGACACGGAAGACGACGCGGACGCCCCCGACCCCGTTCGCATCACCGTCGAAGAGGACGAGAAAGACACCGAGTGA
- a CDS encoding PAS domain S-box protein, with translation MSPDPDTIHVLHVDDDPDFVDLAAVFLERANSRFDVETATTVEDGLRRVEDDDIDCVVSDYDLPGRSGIEFLEAVRTTAPELPFILYTGKGSEEVASDAISAGVTDYLQKERGTDQYTVLANRITNAVEHHRSQQVVERSERRLREVIDALPHLLHVVDEDGTYHVANEALAEFHGTTVDTIEGSNVADILPEAQAAKFQHHLDRVLATGETIHIQQVRLEAANGDQHVFEPRLLPYNLADTGERAVLGIAVDVTERERRESELQRAYERVEFALERTDALIFDVDLDTGSVVRHGAYERFFNHDPTETPTWQDHCERAVHPEDREAFRQFHRELIDGERTSGEIEYRTDPEDGEVRWIRAYAHVKSDGEAESRHALGISRDITDQKERERELREKERRYRAVFNDPNILVGLLDTDGTFLDINEMAMGYVDTTVDAVRGTPLWETPWFEQSPAVEAELRDWVERAASGEYVEFETDLVKPSGDSYTLEGVIRPVRDDAGDVVSLLISDRDVTERRAYHRELEQARDLLVQTERIADVGGWEMDTETKEVFWTDHLFELLGVDPEAELVLDEALNYYHEDDRPIIERAIEDTLETGTSFDVSARFRRPDGEVRWLRVQGTPVVEDGDVVTLRGAVQDITQRVERERSLEQARAEYEELFDGMNDSAWVISTDAEFLAVNDAAVETTGYEREELLSMRPHDIDAGLDDDELSALIENMPADGSQVFETVQRTKDGDHIPVEISSSLITYHGETAILSIARDISNRKRRESRLAEFAYVASHDLRSPLNVAEGHLELAREAYDSPHLDSVASAHDRMETLIDDLLTLAQEGKDLDDLEEVDLASLVETCWESVPTEDAILDIDVTRSLRADRSRLRQLLENLVRNAVEHGGRDVTITVGQLDGGFYVEDDGTGIAAADTEAVFDTGYSSDEEGTGFGLSIVEQVVDAHEWEVRVTTSATGGARFEITGIEWVDE, from the coding sequence ATGAGTCCGGACCCAGACACGATTCACGTTCTCCACGTCGACGACGACCCCGATTTCGTGGACCTCGCCGCCGTCTTTCTCGAGCGCGCGAATTCACGGTTCGACGTCGAGACGGCGACGACGGTCGAGGACGGACTCCGACGAGTCGAAGACGACGATATCGACTGTGTCGTCTCTGACTACGACCTCCCCGGACGGAGTGGCATCGAATTTCTCGAAGCGGTTCGGACGACTGCCCCCGAACTCCCCTTCATCCTCTATACGGGCAAGGGGAGCGAGGAAGTCGCGAGCGACGCCATCTCGGCGGGCGTGACCGACTACCTCCAGAAAGAGCGGGGTACCGACCAGTACACCGTGCTGGCGAATCGAATCACCAACGCCGTCGAGCATCACCGCTCGCAACAGGTGGTCGAGCGGAGCGAACGGCGACTGCGCGAGGTCATCGACGCCCTCCCACACCTCCTGCACGTCGTCGACGAGGACGGCACCTACCACGTCGCCAACGAGGCGCTCGCGGAGTTCCACGGGACGACGGTCGACACCATCGAAGGGAGCAACGTCGCGGACATCCTCCCCGAAGCGCAGGCCGCCAAGTTCCAGCACCACCTCGACAGAGTCCTCGCCACCGGCGAGACGATACACATCCAACAGGTGCGACTCGAAGCGGCCAACGGCGACCAACACGTCTTCGAACCGCGCCTGTTACCCTACAACCTCGCCGACACGGGCGAGCGTGCAGTGCTGGGCATCGCCGTCGACGTGACCGAGCGCGAACGACGGGAGAGCGAACTGCAACGGGCCTACGAGCGCGTGGAGTTCGCGCTCGAACGGACGGACGCACTCATCTTCGACGTCGACCTCGACACCGGTTCGGTGGTGCGTCACGGCGCGTACGAGCGGTTCTTCAACCACGACCCGACCGAGACGCCGACGTGGCAAGACCACTGTGAGCGCGCCGTCCACCCCGAGGACCGCGAAGCGTTCCGCCAGTTCCATCGCGAACTCATCGACGGCGAGCGAACCAGCGGCGAAATCGAGTATCGGACCGACCCCGAGGACGGCGAGGTGCGGTGGATACGAGCGTACGCACACGTCAAATCGGACGGCGAGGCGGAGTCGCGGCACGCCCTCGGTATCTCTCGCGATATCACCGACCAGAAGGAGCGAGAGCGCGAACTTCGCGAGAAAGAGCGTCGCTATCGAGCGGTGTTCAACGACCCGAACATCCTGGTCGGCCTCCTCGATACGGACGGGACGTTCCTCGACATCAACGAGATGGCGATGGGGTACGTCGACACGACGGTCGACGCAGTCCGTGGCACGCCGCTCTGGGAGACGCCGTGGTTCGAGCAGTCGCCAGCGGTCGAGGCGGAACTCCGGGACTGGGTCGAGCGAGCCGCGAGCGGGGAGTACGTCGAGTTCGAGACCGACCTCGTCAAGCCCTCCGGCGACTCCTACACTCTCGAGGGCGTCATCAGGCCGGTCAGGGACGACGCGGGCGACGTCGTCTCGTTGCTCATCTCCGACCGCGACGTGACGGAGCGCCGCGCTTACCACCGCGAGTTAGAGCAAGCGCGCGACCTGCTCGTTCAAACCGAACGCATCGCCGATGTGGGTGGCTGGGAGATGGATACGGAGACCAAGGAGGTGTTCTGGACCGACCACCTCTTCGAACTGCTCGGTGTCGACCCCGAGGCGGAGCTGGTCCTCGACGAGGCCCTCAACTACTACCACGAGGACGACCGGCCGATAATCGAGCGCGCCATCGAGGACACTCTCGAGACGGGGACCAGCTTCGACGTTAGCGCGCGCTTTCGCCGACCGGACGGCGAGGTTCGGTGGCTCCGCGTGCAGGGCACGCCGGTCGTCGAGGACGGCGACGTCGTGACGCTCCGTGGCGCCGTCCAAGACATCACCCAACGGGTCGAGCGCGAGCGCAGCCTCGAACAGGCGCGGGCGGAGTACGAAGAGCTGTTCGACGGCATGAACGACAGCGCGTGGGTCATCAGCACCGACGCGGAGTTTCTCGCCGTCAACGACGCCGCCGTCGAGACGACCGGCTACGAGCGCGAGGAGTTGCTCTCGATGCGACCCCACGACATCGATGCCGGCCTCGACGACGACGAACTCAGCGCACTCATCGAGAACATGCCCGCCGACGGCTCACAGGTGTTCGAGACGGTCCAGCGGACCAAGGACGGCGACCACATCCCGGTCGAAATCAGTTCCAGCCTCATCACGTATCACGGCGAGACGGCCATCCTGAGCATCGCCCGCGACATCTCGAACCGCAAGCGTCGCGAGAGCCGCCTCGCGGAGTTCGCGTACGTCGCCAGCCACGACCTCCGCAGTCCGCTCAACGTCGCCGAAGGGCATCTCGAACTCGCCCGTGAAGCGTACGACTCCCCCCATCTCGACAGCGTCGCCAGCGCGCACGACCGGATGGAGACGCTCATCGACGACCTCCTGACGCTGGCACAGGAGGGCAAAGACCTCGACGACCTGGAGGAGGTCGACCTCGCGTCGCTCGTCGAAACGTGTTGGGAGAGCGTGCCGACCGAGGACGCGATCCTCGATATCGACGTGACGCGGTCCCTGCGCGCCGACCGCAGCCGACTGCGGCAACTCCTCGAAAACCTCGTCCGAAACGCCGTCGAACACGGCGGCCGGGACGTGACCATCACCGTCGGCCAACTCGACGGCGGCTTCTACGTCGAGGACGACGGCACAGGCATCGCCGCCGCCGACACCGAGGCGGTGTTCGACACGGGCTACTCGTCCGACGAGGAGGGCACCGGCTTCGGACTGAGCATCGTCGAGCAAGTCGTCGACGCCCACGAGTGGGAGGTCCGCGTCACCACGAGTGCGACCGGCGGCGCCCGCTTCGAAATCACGGGCATCGAGTGGGTCGACGAGTAG
- the tenA gene encoding thiaminase II, which produces MAFTDDLRPLADDLWDDIVAHPMVSRLGDGTLDTDPFEYWVRQDYVYLIDYSRVFAHGAAAAPTLDQMGTFAELLHETINTEMDLHRAYAAEFGISEADLEATDPSPTTQAYTDFLVRTAATGTFGDLVAALLPCMWGFNETALRLEADGMPDDERYAEWIRTYAGEEFSELTAWCKDLMDAVAADATAADRERYRDRFRTSARYEYRFWDAAWHEETWTVG; this is translated from the coding sequence ATGGCCTTCACCGACGACCTTCGACCGCTCGCGGACGACCTCTGGGACGATATCGTCGCCCACCCGATGGTCTCCCGACTCGGGGACGGCACGCTCGACACCGACCCCTTCGAGTATTGGGTCCGGCAGGACTACGTCTACTTGATCGACTACTCGCGCGTGTTCGCTCACGGCGCCGCCGCCGCCCCCACCCTGGACCAGATGGGTACCTTCGCCGAACTCCTGCACGAGACTATCAACACGGAGATGGACCTCCACCGGGCGTACGCCGCGGAGTTCGGTATCAGCGAGGCTGACCTCGAAGCCACCGACCCGTCGCCGACGACGCAGGCCTACACCGACTTCCTCGTGCGGACGGCCGCGACTGGCACCTTCGGTGACCTCGTCGCCGCGCTCTTGCCCTGCATGTGGGGCTTCAACGAGACGGCGCTTCGTCTCGAAGCGGACGGGATGCCGGACGACGAGCGCTACGCCGAGTGGATTCGGACCTATGCGGGCGAGGAGTTCTCCGAACTTACGGCGTGGTGCAAGGACCTGATGGACGCGGTGGCCGCGGACGCCACGGCGGCGGACCGCGAGCGCTACCGCGACCGATTCCGCACGTCCGCACGCTACGAGTATCGCTTCTGGGACGCCGCGTGGCACGAGGAGACGTGGACGGTCGGATGA
- a CDS encoding DUF502 domain-containing protein, which yields MDRPRETGAFEEYDGPRGFARQAFVTGAAVTLPLIVTLVVVGAVVNFVSRQLDPLVGVVTSLTGLNPASEVVVKLLTVLTLLATIFCIGAVTERRPNRSGFGAFFDTLVSRIPGVGSLYQSIDEMSGLLLDSDTDSFQEVKLVEFPERGSYSVAFLTAETPDVVAESVGEDEMVTVFLPMAPNPVMGGYVLHVADEQVYDVDMTVEEGIQSIVTSGVATGQRSEEELTEGMVERFERRLETADVVGIDELESYAADASTQLEETAKETVAAARDRANAMEEEFESGDEESETDEQDRSDS from the coding sequence ATGGACCGTCCACGCGAGACGGGTGCGTTCGAGGAGTACGACGGCCCCCGCGGGTTCGCCCGGCAGGCGTTCGTCACCGGCGCGGCGGTGACGCTCCCGCTTATCGTTACGCTCGTCGTCGTCGGCGCAGTCGTCAACTTCGTCTCCCGACAGCTCGACCCGCTGGTTGGGGTGGTCACCTCGCTCACGGGGCTGAACCCCGCCTCGGAAGTCGTCGTGAAACTCCTCACCGTGCTGACGCTGCTCGCAACTATCTTCTGTATCGGCGCGGTGACCGAGCGCCGACCGAATCGCTCGGGGTTCGGCGCCTTCTTCGATACGCTCGTCTCGCGCATCCCCGGCGTCGGCTCCCTGTATCAGAGCATCGACGAGATGAGCGGCCTCCTCCTCGACAGCGACACCGACAGTTTCCAAGAGGTGAAACTGGTCGAGTTCCCCGAGCGAGGGTCGTACTCCGTCGCCTTCCTGACCGCCGAGACGCCCGACGTGGTGGCCGAGAGTGTCGGCGAAGACGAGATGGTGACGGTGTTTCTCCCCATGGCCCCGAACCCGGTGATGGGCGGGTACGTCCTCCACGTCGCCGACGAACAGGTCTACGACGTGGACATGACCGTCGAAGAGGGTATCCAGTCCATCGTCACCAGCGGCGTCGCCACCGGCCAGCGCTCCGAGGAGGAGCTCACCGAAGGGATGGTCGAACGGTTCGAGCGACGCCTCGAAACCGCGGACGTCGTCGGTATCGACGAACTGGAGTCGTACGCCGCCGACGCCTCAACGCAACTCGAAGAGACAGCGAAGGAGACGGTGGCGGCGGCCCGCGACCGCGCCAACGCGATGGAAGAAGAGTTCGAATCAGGGGACGAAGAGAGCGAGACAGACGAGCAGGACCGCAGCGACAGCTGA
- a CDS encoding Mov34/MPN/PAD-1 family protein: MRLFRSSDLLGIARETLTFVREASEETHPDEYMGFLRAEDARKLGLDRRGQVITDVLVIPGTTSNPVSATVRSEMKPNDVQSVGSVHSHPNGVLRPSDADLATFGQGDVHIIVGAPYGPDDWRAFDNQGDPTTLDVLDIDLPEERFFDFTQDDIDAELLAEGRHEGLRADDERPDDDTDRDRGGLFSWLR, translated from the coding sequence ATGCGCCTATTTCGGTCGAGCGACCTCCTCGGAATCGCCCGGGAGACGCTGACGTTCGTCCGCGAGGCCAGCGAGGAGACCCATCCCGACGAGTACATGGGCTTTCTCCGGGCCGAGGACGCACGCAAACTCGGCCTCGACCGTCGGGGGCAGGTCATCACCGACGTCCTCGTCATCCCGGGCACCACGTCGAACCCCGTCAGCGCGACGGTGCGCTCGGAGATGAAACCCAACGACGTGCAGTCGGTGGGGTCGGTCCACTCTCACCCGAACGGCGTCCTCCGCCCGAGCGATGCGGACCTCGCAACCTTCGGACAGGGTGACGTTCACATCATCGTCGGCGCCCCCTACGGCCCCGACGACTGGCGGGCGTTCGACAACCAGGGCGACCCCACCACGCTCGACGTCCTCGATATCGACCTCCCCGAGGAGCGGTTCTTCGATTTCACGCAGGACGACATCGACGCCGAACTGCTGGCCGAAGGTCGTCACGAGGGACTTCGCGCCGACGACGAACGCCCGGACGACGACACCGACCGCGACCGCGGCGGTCTCTTCTCGTGGCTTCGGTGA